The Streptomyces noursei ATCC 11455 sequence CCTTCGGGCCGGTGTTCGCCGCCGCCGGTGACGCCTCCGAGGGCAGGCTGACCGCCATCGGGCTGGTGCTGCTGCTGGCCGCCTGCGGCAAGTCGGCGCAGGTGCCGCTGCAGTCCTGGCTGGGCGACGCGATGGAGGGCCCGACCCCGGTGTCGGCGCTGATCCACGCCGCCACGATGGTCACCGCCGGGGTGTACCTGATCACCCGCTCCGGGGTGATCTTCAACCTCGCGCCGGACGCGCAGACCGCCGTGGTCGTGGTCGGCGCGGTCACCCTGCTGTTCGGTGCGATCGTCGGTTGCGCCAAGGACGACATCAAGAAGGCGCTGGCCGGTTCGACGATGTCGCAGATCGGCTACATGGTCCTGGCCGCCGGCCTGGGCCCGATCGGCTACGCCTTCGCGATCATGCACCTGGTCACCCACGGCTTCTTCAAGGCGGGGCTCTTCCTCGGCGCCGGTTCCGTGATGCACGGGATGAACGACGAGGTGGACATGCGCCGTTACGGCGGGCTGCGCCGGTACATGCCGGTCACCTTCGTCACCTTCGGGCTCGGCTATCTGGCCATCATCGGCTTCCCCGGGCTGTCCGGCTTCTTCTCCAAGGACAAGATCATCGAGGCGGCGTTCGCCCGCGGCGGCACCGAGGGCTGGATCCTCGGCGGCGCGGCCCTCCTGGGCGCCGCGATCACCGCGTTCTACATGACGCGGGTGATGCTGATGACCTTCTTCGGCGAGAAGCGGTGGGACCCGGAGGAGTTCCACCCGCACGAGTCGCCGAAGGTGATGACGGTCCCGATGATCGTGCTGGCGGTCGGATCGGTCTTCGCGGGCGGGCTGTTCAGCGTGGGCGACGCCTTCGTCCGCTGGCTGGAGCCGGTCACCTCCTTCGCGCACGGCCGCTCCCCGGTGAGCGCCGGCGTGGTCACCGCCGCCACGATGGTGGTGCTGGTGATCGGCGTCGGCATCGCCTGGCTGATGTACGGCCGCAAGGAGGTGCCGGCCACCGCCCCGCGCGGTTCGCTGCTGACCCGGGCGGCCCGCCGCGATCTGCTGCAGGACGACTTCAACCACGTCGTGCTGGTGCGCGGCGGCGAGCACCTGACCCGCACGCTGGTCTATCTCGACCACTCCCTGGTGGACGGCGCGGTCAACGGCACGGCGGCCGCGATGGGCGGACTCTCCCGCCGGCTGCGCCAGTTGCAGACCGGCTTCGTCCGCTCGTACGCGGTCCAGATGCTGGGCGGGGCCGCCGTTCTCGTCGCCGCGACCCTGCTGATGAGGGGTGTCTGAGCCATGTCGTTTCCCCTGCTGACGGCGACCGCCGTGGTACCGGCGATCGGTGCGATCGCCACCGCCGCGGTGCCCGCCGCCAAGCGCACCGCCGCCAAGTGGCTGGCGCTGCTGTTCTCGCTGGCCACCCTGGCGCTGGCGGCCGTGATCGCGGTGCGCTTCGACCCCGGTGCCAAGGGCCCGTTCCAGCTCACCGAATCCCACGCCTGGATCCGGGACTTCGGGGTCCGCTACGACCTCGGGGTGGACGGCATCGCGGTCGCGCTGATCGCCCTGACCGCGCTGCTGATCCCGTTCGTCATCCTGGCGGGCTGGCACGACGCCGATCCGCTGGC is a genomic window containing:
- the nuoL gene encoding NADH-quinone oxidoreductase subunit L, which encodes MENLIALLVAAPLVGAALLLCGGKRLDRTGHWIGSLLAVASFAVAVVLFADMLGQGAEHRALHQHLFSWIPVGGFRADIAFQLDQLSMTFVLLITGVGSLIHIYSIGYMEHDERRRRFFGYLNLFLAAMLLLVLADNYLLLYVGWEGVGLASYLLIGFWQHKPSAATAAKKAFLVNRVGDMGLSIAIMLMFTTFGTFAFGPVFAAAGDASEGRLTAIGLVLLLAACGKSAQVPLQSWLGDAMEGPTPVSALIHAATMVTAGVYLITRSGVIFNLAPDAQTAVVVVGAVTLLFGAIVGCAKDDIKKALAGSTMSQIGYMVLAAGLGPIGYAFAIMHLVTHGFFKAGLFLGAGSVMHGMNDEVDMRRYGGLRRYMPVTFVTFGLGYLAIIGFPGLSGFFSKDKIIEAAFARGGTEGWILGGAALLGAAITAFYMTRVMLMTFFGEKRWDPEEFHPHESPKVMTVPMIVLAVGSVFAGGLFSVGDAFVRWLEPVTSFAHGRSPVSAGVVTAATMVVLVIGVGIAWLMYGRKEVPATAPRGSLLTRAARRDLLQDDFNHVVLVRGGEHLTRTLVYLDHSLVDGAVNGTAAAMGGLSRRLRQLQTGFVRSYAVQMLGGAAVLVAATLLMRGV